A single Methanospirillum lacunae DNA region contains:
- the fdhF gene encoding formate dehydrogenase subunit alpha yields the protein MTTKPTSLVRYIQTTCPYCGVGCALNLVVKNEKVVGVEPCKRSPINEGKLCPKGVTCWESVHSPDRLVSPLIKKNGSFVEASWDEALDLVAKKLKETWDKYGSRGLGFHTSCRTVNEDCYIFQKFARCAFKTNNVDNCARICHGPSVAGLSLSFGSGAATNGFEDALNSDLILMWGSNAMEAHPLAGRRVAQAKMKGIPVLVVDPRFSTTAHIADTWYQFNPSTHIALINSMMYWIIKEGKHDKKFIEDRTEHFEDLKKVVENYKDAEKIHGVPLERVKELAFRYADAKNAVIIYCLGITELTTGTDNVRSLGNLAMLCGNIGREGVGVNPLRGQNNVQGACDMGAYPNVYSGYQKCEVAENRAKMEKAWGVTDLPDWYGVTLTEQINQCGNEIKALYMLGINPAVTYPDSNHVKRQLEKLDFLVVQDIFMTETCQYADVILPGACFAEKDGTFTSAERRVNRVRKAVNPPGQAKEDIWIIAELAKRFGLKTFNLPTGKDVWDDMRAVTPSMFGCTYERMEKPESTIWPCPTVDHPGTPILHREKFATPNGKGQFFGLEYKPPAEVADKEYPFTLMTGRLIFHYHSRTQTGRCGALDYEVPASYVQMNTSDANRLGIVQGEKVLLKSRRGQTETVAWVGEDVAPGVLYMSMHFAEGVNNLTNTALDPLSKMPELKHCAVSVGKIAGGK from the coding sequence ATGACTACAAAGCCTACTAGTCTTGTTCGATATATTCAGACTACCTGCCCATATTGTGGTGTCGGGTGTGCACTGAATCTTGTCGTCAAAAATGAAAAAGTGGTTGGGGTTGAACCCTGCAAACGAAGTCCAATCAATGAGGGTAAACTCTGCCCTAAAGGTGTAACCTGCTGGGAATCTGTTCACAGTCCTGATCGACTTGTCTCTCCTTTGATAAAGAAAAATGGTTCTTTCGTGGAAGCATCATGGGATGAAGCATTAGATCTGGTTGCCAAGAAATTAAAAGAAACATGGGATAAGTATGGATCCAGAGGACTTGGATTTCATACCTCATGCAGAACCGTAAATGAAGATTGCTATATCTTCCAGAAATTTGCACGGTGTGCTTTTAAGACTAATAATGTCGACAATTGTGCACGAATCTGCCATGGTCCTTCAGTAGCTGGCCTGTCTCTTTCGTTTGGCTCAGGGGCAGCTACAAACGGTTTTGAAGATGCCCTGAATTCTGATCTCATCCTGATGTGGGGATCAAATGCAATGGAAGCACATCCTCTTGCCGGAAGACGTGTTGCCCAGGCTAAAATGAAAGGGATACCCGTATTAGTTGTTGATCCACGATTTTCAACAACTGCACATATTGCAGATACCTGGTATCAGTTCAACCCATCCACTCATATTGCTCTCATAAATTCTATGATGTACTGGATCATCAAAGAGGGCAAACATGACAAGAAATTCATAGAAGATAGAACCGAACATTTTGAAGACCTGAAGAAAGTTGTAGAAAATTATAAAGATGCAGAAAAAATCCATGGTGTTCCACTCGAAAGAGTAAAAGAACTTGCATTTAGATATGCAGATGCCAAAAATGCAGTAATCATCTACTGTCTTGGTATCACTGAACTGACTACAGGTACTGATAACGTTAGATCCCTCGGTAATCTTGCCATGCTTTGTGGTAATATTGGTCGCGAAGGAGTAGGTGTCAACCCTCTTCGTGGACAAAACAATGTGCAGGGTGCCTGTGATATGGGTGCATATCCGAATGTGTATTCCGGATATCAAAAATGCGAAGTCGCAGAGAACCGGGCAAAGATGGAAAAAGCCTGGGGAGTTACTGATCTTCCTGACTGGTACGGAGTTACCCTTACCGAACAGATCAATCAGTGCGGCAACGAAATTAAGGCACTATATATGCTTGGGATCAATCCGGCTGTTACATATCCTGATTCCAATCATGTGAAACGACAACTTGAGAAACTTGACTTCCTTGTTGTCCAGGATATCTTCATGACAGAAACCTGTCAATATGCTGATGTAATACTGCCGGGAGCCTGTTTTGCTGAAAAAGATGGAACCTTTACCAGTGCTGAACGTCGCGTAAACCGTGTTCGAAAAGCAGTAAACCCACCAGGGCAAGCAAAAGAAGATATCTGGATCATTGCTGAACTGGCAAAACGGTTCGGTCTTAAGACTTTCAATCTCCCAACAGGAAAGGATGTTTGGGACGATATGCGGGCTGTTACTCCTTCTATGTTCGGTTGTACATATGAACGAATGGAAAAACCGGAATCTACCATCTGGCCATGTCCAACCGTTGATCACCCGGGAACACCAATTCTCCATCGAGAAAAATTTGCAACACCTAACGGTAAAGGTCAGTTCTTTGGTCTTGAATACAAACCACCGGCAGAAGTGGCTGACAAGGAGTATCCATTCACACTGATGACCGGACGGCTGATCTTCCACTACCACTCCCGGACCCAGACGGGCAGATGTGGAGCTCTCGACTATGAGGTACCCGCATCGTATGTACAGATGAACACCTCTGATGCCAATCGACTTGGAATTGTCCAGGGTGAGAAGGTTCTTCTCAAGAGCCGCAGGGGTCAGACCGAGACAGTTGCATGGGTCGGCGAGGATGTTGCTCCAGGTGTCCTGTACATGTCCATGCACTTTGCAGAAGGTGTAAACAACCTGACAAACACGGCACTCGATCCCCTGTCAAAGATGCCGGAGCTGAAGCACTGTGCAGTTTCGGTTGGTAAGATTGCAGGAGGGAAATAA
- a CDS encoding HAMP domain-containing methyl-accepting chemotaxis protein: protein MILDNIALKPKLLGGFCVMILIAVIISVIGFFSMGIMAEKADKMYSERLVALDGLMNADTSFLNIRVNIYKTVFANDERIEKFAEVDAEVANIKDKIAAYQKNATTEKELNLLSTFNTNWPIFENSLRKVIENMKAGNEESALTGIYSEDFKTPRDAAQDAIDQLEIYNQEQSRILKDDITKLYQESSLIFLFITLFALIFGLSFAFILTNSITSPLGRTMNMIQEMGKGHLGMRLKMTRNDEVGRMAYEMDNFADILQTSVIGIMKRISIGEKISNVPIIDDCDEIGPALKATVDTINNLISETKSLTEAAIHGELSKRGDETKFLGAYKEIITGINTTLENIVRPVNESMKLAGMYARGDFSKRFSDSVVVSGDFIPFKQAMDTIGKETGVAISLVVSEVMDLMSGMEEVNASIEEISAGAHNLAQNASQVSGFSESSLQSIQQILDSMDDLSVAVTAVATDTNGVANLAQNTDLLADEGTRIVGKTESGMENIKKSFQETSLVITEINQQMKEIGSIVDVIGGIAEQTNLLALNAAIEAARAGEAGMGFAVVADEVKDLAEESRTSTDKIANLISDLQKKSNNVTLSMDRSLNDVTAGDVAVKEILGVFEKIAADIAEITKRMNEVAGTTEEQAASVQEISVRVHDVGSLVEKTAKEAVDSSAATEQASAALDQITQVIGKATVSVGHISGEMNKFII, encoded by the coding sequence ATGATTTTGGATAATATCGCACTAAAACCGAAATTACTTGGTGGTTTTTGTGTAATGATTCTCATTGCGGTCATAATCTCAGTGATTGGATTCTTCTCAATGGGTATAATGGCTGAAAAAGCCGATAAAATGTATTCTGAAAGGTTAGTGGCGCTGGATGGCCTTATGAATGCAGATACCAGTTTTTTGAATATAAGGGTTAATATTTATAAAACTGTCTTCGCTAATGATGAAAGAATAGAAAAATTTGCTGAAGTAGACGCCGAAGTAGCAAATATTAAAGATAAGATTGCGGCCTATCAAAAAAATGCCACAACAGAAAAGGAACTAAACCTTCTTTCTACATTTAATACAAATTGGCCCATTTTTGAGAATTCATTGCGCAAGGTTATAGAAAACATGAAGGCGGGCAATGAGGAAAGTGCCCTAACTGGAATCTACAGTGAGGATTTTAAAACACCGAGAGATGCTGCTCAAGATGCCATTGATCAGTTAGAAATATATAATCAAGAACAGTCAAGAATTCTAAAGGATGATATTACTAAGCTCTATCAGGAATCATCCCTTATTTTTTTGTTTATAACCCTTTTTGCCCTTATATTTGGGCTATCATTCGCATTCATTCTTACAAATAGTATTACCAGCCCTCTGGGTCGGACGATGAATATGATTCAAGAGATGGGTAAAGGCCATTTGGGAATGAGGCTTAAAATGACTCGGAACGATGAAGTAGGGAGGATGGCATATGAGATGGATAATTTTGCTGATATACTCCAGACTTCAGTTATAGGTATCATGAAGAGGATATCAATTGGAGAGAAGATTAGTAATGTCCCGATTATTGATGATTGTGATGAGATTGGACCTGCTCTCAAAGCTACAGTGGATACTATCAATAATCTTATTTCTGAAACTAAATCTCTCACCGAAGCCGCAATCCATGGAGAACTATCTAAACGAGGGGATGAGACAAAATTTTTGGGTGCATACAAGGAGATTATTACTGGTATAAACACTACTCTCGAAAATATTGTCCGTCCTGTTAATGAAAGTATGAAACTTGCGGGCATGTATGCCAGAGGTGACTTTTCTAAACGATTTTCAGATTCTGTTGTGGTCAGTGGCGACTTCATTCCCTTTAAACAAGCTATGGATACCATCGGGAAGGAGACTGGGGTTGCAATAAGCCTGGTCGTGTCAGAAGTTATGGACCTGATGAGCGGAATGGAGGAAGTGAATGCAAGTATTGAAGAAATATCAGCAGGAGCCCACAACTTAGCTCAAAATGCATCACAGGTTAGTGGATTTTCTGAAAGTTCCCTACAAAGTATTCAGCAAATACTTGATTCTATGGATGATTTGTCAGTCGCAGTCACCGCTGTAGCTACAGATACGAACGGTGTGGCTAACTTAGCACAAAATACAGATTTACTTGCAGATGAAGGAACTCGAATCGTTGGGAAGACAGAAAGTGGGATGGAGAATATTAAAAAATCATTTCAGGAAACAAGTTTAGTAATAACAGAAATCAACCAACAGATGAAAGAAATCGGATCTATTGTTGATGTTATCGGAGGAATCGCTGAACAGACTAATCTTCTTGCCTTAAATGCTGCCATCGAAGCAGCACGGGCTGGTGAGGCTGGAATGGGATTCGCAGTTGTAGCTGATGAAGTAAAGGATTTAGCAGAAGAATCACGTACATCAACCGACAAAATTGCAAATCTGATCTCAGATCTTCAGAAAAAATCAAATAATGTTACATTATCAATGGATCGTTCACTAAATGATGTTACAGCTGGTGATGTAGCAGTTAAAGAAATTCTAGGCGTATTCGAGAAGATAGCCGCAGATATTGCTGAGATTACGAAACGAATGAATGAGGTTGCAGGAACAACCGAAGAGCAGGCAGCATCAGTGCAGGAGATCAGTGTAAGAGTGCATGATGTTGGATCTCTTGTAGAAAAAACTGCAAAAGAAGCGGTGGATTCATCAGCTGCAACAGAGCAGGCATCTGCAGCCCTAGACCAAATAACTCAGGTAATTGGCAAAGCCACTGTGTCAGTTGGTCATATTTCAGGAGAAATGAACAAATTTATCATATAA
- a CDS encoding hemolysin family protein yields MAVTIEILIIILLIILNGLFSMAEFALVSARRIRLQQMLDRGEKGADIALSLSEDPNTFLSTIQIGITLVGILAGAFGGAAIAKELEGTFTVIPEIAPYAGIISLFVVVLIITYFTLVFGEIIPKRIGLVYPEQIAVKAAGSIVIISRIFGPINKMASLTTDAVLWLFNSHAPQDPVVTEEDITSLLEEGTQAGVFNEAEQELVQSAFKFGDREVTTLMAPRPDVVFLDLEDSFEENKEKILTSGHTRYPVCRGGLDSVIGVVSVRDLWSQMTAGEKPDLTLLIQEALVIPEHITALRLLELFRTATTPLAVIMDEYGSVAGIITLHDLLEAIVGDLSTVDEPDEEPGIIEREDGSWFIDGMLPAEELRLLLELEILPGENEGVYRTAAGFVMSELGKIPIPGDHFVLNGIRFEVADMDKRRIDKIIVSKIRHRGDENPDEKTDNHTTS; encoded by the coding sequence ATGGCTGTAACTATTGAAATTCTTATCATTATTCTCTTAATTATCCTGAATGGCCTTTTTTCTATGGCTGAATTTGCCCTTGTCTCTGCAAGGAGAATTCGATTGCAACAGATGCTTGATCGTGGAGAAAAAGGGGCAGATATCGCCTTATCTCTCTCTGAAGATCCAAACACATTTCTTTCAACAATTCAGATTGGAATAACACTCGTCGGCATCCTTGCTGGTGCATTTGGTGGCGCTGCGATAGCTAAAGAATTAGAGGGAACCTTTACTGTAATTCCTGAAATTGCTCCATATGCAGGAATTATAAGTCTGTTTGTGGTCGTTCTCATAATCACCTACTTTACTCTTGTATTCGGAGAGATTATTCCAAAGCGTATCGGACTTGTATATCCAGAACAGATCGCAGTAAAGGCTGCTGGATCAATTGTCATCATTTCCAGGATATTTGGTCCTATCAATAAAATGGCAAGTTTAACAACCGATGCAGTTCTCTGGCTTTTTAATTCACATGCACCACAGGACCCGGTAGTGACAGAAGAAGATATTACCTCTCTGCTAGAGGAAGGTACACAGGCAGGGGTATTTAATGAGGCAGAACAGGAACTTGTTCAAAGTGCTTTCAAATTTGGTGATCGTGAAGTTACCACTCTCATGGCTCCAAGGCCCGATGTTGTCTTCCTGGATCTTGAAGATTCTTTTGAAGAAAACAAAGAAAAGATACTGACTAGTGGTCACACCCGGTATCCGGTCTGCCGAGGTGGACTTGATTCAGTAATTGGTGTTGTTTCTGTCAGAGATCTCTGGTCTCAGATGACAGCTGGAGAAAAACCAGACTTAACATTACTCATTCAGGAAGCACTTGTAATTCCAGAGCATATTACTGCTCTCCGACTGCTTGAACTATTTCGAACAGCTACCACTCCCTTAGCAGTTATTATGGATGAATACGGGTCAGTAGCAGGCATTATTACACTACACGATCTGCTTGAGGCAATAGTCGGAGACCTCTCTACCGTAGATGAGCCAGACGAAGAACCGGGAATTATAGAACGAGAGGATGGATCCTGGTTTATAGACGGAATGCTTCCTGCTGAAGAACTTCGATTATTACTTGAACTCGAAATCCTTCCCGGAGAAAATGAAGGAGTTTATCGTACAGCTGCCGGGTTTGTCATGTCTGAACTTGGAAAAATACCCATTCCTGGTGATCACTTTGTATTGAATGGAATACGATTCGAAGTAGCAGATATGGATAAACGACGAATCGATAAGATCATAGTCTCAAAAATCAGACATCGGGGTGATGAGAACCCTGATGAGAAAACAGATAATCATACTACTTCCTGA
- a CDS encoding L-lactate permease yields MEQITLFILAIIPILVIFVGLVFLRLSGTLMSIIGWIVTAIIAILFFNTAPDIAVYASWNGILASFGISLMVLFTILQVTMMDVTGAITAITVYIKSIAAERYEQIMILNVGFGSFLVSIGATPVTMLPPIMLALGFSPLAAVALPCLGYDPLTSFSLLAVPITLPATVYNLDVSHLGNNIALFLPIISTGFALSMLWVADGIAGVKKGLVPAIIAGLTLGFSCILFVHILPPSAIGLVGVFSGLVTIFVLFLLRALKGKPIIARLDKEEIARAGMPLWKAVLPWLLLVVFCIIISIPVIQTGLYGLLGPLQKITIVANKSVDLKILNQAYFWVMISTLIAAPVLIRTKEEAQKIVTVWARRAWAPTVAAAALFAVAYIMDWSGQSVINNTLTFAPGMSDLNMNAVIGLTLALVFGVGFPAVSPILGLFGSFVSGSETSSNVMFYGILKKSTDVLNLDFMKVYAAHAVAGGIASGIAPAKIINAAAVIDSLGIEGEVIRKCASVAIILTLITGAMLVAFIYL; encoded by the coding sequence TTGGAACAGATAACCCTTTTTATTCTTGCAATTATTCCAATATTGGTAATATTTGTCGGTCTTGTATTCTTGCGACTATCAGGGACATTGATGAGTATAATTGGATGGATAGTAACCGCTATCATCGCAATCCTATTCTTTAACACTGCTCCTGATATTGCAGTTTATGCATCCTGGAATGGAATACTGGCCTCATTTGGTATTTCACTGATGGTTCTGTTTACTATCCTTCAGGTAACAATGATGGACGTAACCGGAGCAATTACCGCAATAACAGTATACATCAAATCAATCGCTGCTGAACGTTATGAACAGATTATGATCCTCAATGTGGGATTTGGATCATTTCTCGTTTCTATTGGAGCAACTCCGGTAACAATGCTCCCACCAATCATGTTAGCATTAGGGTTTTCTCCTCTCGCAGCAGTTGCTTTACCCTGTCTTGGATATGATCCACTAACTTCATTCTCTCTTCTTGCTGTTCCAATTACACTCCCGGCAACTGTTTACAATCTAGATGTAAGTCACCTTGGAAACAACATCGCTCTCTTTCTTCCGATTATTTCTACAGGATTCGCACTTAGCATGCTCTGGGTTGCTGATGGAATTGCAGGAGTCAAAAAAGGTCTGGTTCCAGCTATAATAGCAGGGCTGACTCTGGGATTTTCCTGTATATTATTTGTCCATATTCTTCCACCATCTGCTATCGGTCTGGTAGGAGTTTTCTCAGGTCTTGTTACCATCTTTGTCCTTTTCCTGCTCCGGGCTCTCAAAGGAAAACCAATAATTGCAAGACTTGATAAAGAGGAAATTGCCAGGGCAGGAATGCCACTATGGAAAGCAGTCTTACCATGGCTCTTACTCGTGGTCTTCTGTATCATAATCAGTATCCCGGTTATTCAGACTGGTCTGTATGGATTACTTGGACCACTTCAGAAAATTACAATAGTAGCCAACAAATCAGTAGATCTGAAAATTCTTAACCAGGCATATTTCTGGGTCATGATTAGTACTCTGATCGCAGCACCGGTACTGATTCGGACAAAAGAAGAGGCCCAAAAGATTGTCACTGTTTGGGCAAGAAGAGCATGGGCCCCAACGGTTGCTGCTGCAGCCCTTTTTGCAGTTGCTTACATTATGGACTGGTCAGGGCAGAGTGTAATAAACAATACCCTCACGTTTGCACCGGGAATGTCTGATTTAAATATGAATGCAGTAATAGGCCTGACACTGGCACTTGTATTTGGAGTTGGATTCCCTGCAGTAAGCCCGATTCTTGGATTGTTTGGTTCCTTTGTATCAGGTAGTGAAACATCGTCCAATGTTATGTTTTATGGAATCCTCAAAAAATCAACAGATGTATTAAATCTGGATTTCATGAAAGTATATGCAGCACATGCTGTAGCAGGTGGTATTGCATCAGGTATCGCTCCTGCAAAAATTATCAATGCAGCTGCAGTTATTGACAGCCTTGGTATAGAAGGTGAAGTTATCAGAAAATGTGCATCTGTTGCAATTATTTTAACTCTGATAACCGGAGCTATGCTTGTAGCATTTATTTATCTCTAA